Proteins found in one Herbiconiux sp. A18JL235 genomic segment:
- a CDS encoding DNA-3-methyladenine glycosylase produces MTLAASDRGVVEPSGLMAHYEPRRPVDLGATLGHHRRGAGDPCFAVEGGSFWLTLRTVAGTATLRLSPTPSGVRAEAWGDGAGEALHSVPELLGEGDDWSELDVSAHPLLSDSAHRNPGLRLSRTGRVLDALAPAVIEQRITSVEAFRAWRVLVARHGEEAPGPGPARLRVSPTAAAWKRIPSWEWHRAGVDPGRAATVIRAAGVAAGLERTAVASRGGTDVWRRLRSVVGVGEWTAAETAQRAHGDPDAVSFGDYHLASTVGWALCGEPVDDDALAELLEPWRGQRQRVVRLVLASGFRPPRRGPRMTIQDHRTY; encoded by the coding sequence ATGACCCTCGCCGCGAGCGACCGCGGGGTCGTCGAGCCGTCAGGCCTCATGGCCCACTACGAACCGCGTCGGCCGGTCGACCTGGGGGCGACCCTCGGTCACCACCGGCGTGGGGCGGGAGACCCCTGTTTCGCCGTCGAGGGCGGGTCGTTCTGGCTCACCCTCCGCACTGTGGCGGGCACCGCGACCCTGCGCCTGTCTCCGACGCCGTCGGGCGTGCGCGCCGAGGCCTGGGGTGACGGTGCGGGCGAGGCGCTGCACTCCGTGCCGGAGCTCCTCGGCGAGGGCGACGATTGGAGCGAGCTCGACGTCTCCGCGCATCCGCTGCTCTCCGACTCGGCCCACCGCAACCCGGGGCTGCGTCTCAGCCGTACCGGCAGGGTGCTCGACGCCCTCGCGCCCGCCGTGATCGAGCAGCGCATCACCTCGGTCGAGGCCTTCCGTGCCTGGCGCGTGCTCGTCGCCCGCCACGGCGAGGAGGCCCCGGGGCCCGGGCCGGCCCGCCTCAGGGTGTCGCCGACCGCCGCCGCCTGGAAGCGCATCCCGTCGTGGGAATGGCACCGCGCCGGGGTCGACCCTGGGAGGGCCGCGACCGTCATCAGGGCGGCCGGTGTCGCCGCGGGTCTCGAGCGAACCGCCGTCGCGAGTCGTGGGGGCACGGACGTCTGGCGGCGCTTGCGCTCCGTGGTGGGCGTGGGGGAGTGGACCGCGGCCGAGACCGCGCAGCGTGCTCACGGCGACCCGGATGCGGTGAGCTTCGGCGACTACCATCTCGCCTCGACGGTGGGCTGGGCGCTCTGCGGTGAGCCGGTCGACGACGACGCGCTCGCCGAGCTGCTCGAGCCGTGGCGTGGACAGCGGCAGCGCGTGGTGCGGCTGGTGCTGGCGAGCGGGTTCAGGCCGCCGCGGCGCGGGCCCCGGATGACCATCCAGGACCATCGGACGTACTGA
- a CDS encoding NUDIX domain-containing protein yields the protein MTVLPPRLPPRDSGDAWVEAPDGKRYWGRYGAAGLLVHGEAGVLLQHRAEWSHFGGTWGLPGGARHEGETAVEGAVREAGEEAGVPAELLQLAFTSTFDLGFWSYVTVVVRATEAFTPTIGDAESLELRWVPVDEVDSLRLHPGFGASWPALRARLGEHSRIVVDAANVIGSRPDGWWRDRLGANERLIARLARLSAVGVAADGDGADRHWPRFDVVLEGRARDARGTDTAGAPGLTGGLVRLVRADGSGDDAIVATVADPFPGETTVITADRELTSRVEELGARVRGPRWVLDQLDALDRVEAPAQSAAPAPSDAPEGPPRG from the coding sequence ATGACGGTCCTCCCGCCCCGGCTCCCTCCGCGCGACAGCGGTGACGCCTGGGTCGAGGCTCCCGACGGCAAGCGCTACTGGGGCCGCTACGGCGCAGCCGGTCTGCTGGTTCACGGCGAGGCGGGCGTGCTCTTGCAGCACCGCGCCGAGTGGAGCCACTTCGGCGGCACCTGGGGTCTCCCGGGCGGAGCGCGGCACGAGGGCGAGACCGCGGTCGAGGGCGCCGTACGCGAGGCGGGCGAGGAGGCGGGAGTGCCCGCAGAGCTGCTGCAGCTCGCCTTCACCTCCACCTTCGACCTCGGTTTCTGGTCGTACGTCACCGTCGTGGTGCGCGCCACCGAGGCGTTCACGCCCACGATCGGCGACGCCGAGAGCCTCGAGCTGCGCTGGGTGCCGGTCGACGAGGTGGACTCGCTGCGACTCCACCCCGGCTTCGGCGCCAGCTGGCCTGCCCTCCGCGCGCGACTCGGTGAGCATTCGCGCATCGTGGTCGACGCGGCGAACGTGATCGGCTCGCGTCCCGACGGCTGGTGGCGCGACCGGCTCGGCGCCAACGAGCGGCTCATCGCCCGGCTGGCGCGGCTCAGCGCGGTCGGTGTCGCCGCCGACGGCGACGGTGCCGATCGTCACTGGCCCCGCTTCGACGTCGTGCTGGAGGGCAGGGCGAGGGATGCGCGGGGCACCGACACGGCAGGGGCGCCCGGTCTGACCGGCGGCCTGGTGCGCCTCGTGCGCGCCGACGGTTCGGGCGACGACGCGATCGTCGCCACCGTCGCCGACCCGTTTCCGGGGGAGACGACGGTGATCACCGCAGATCGGGAGCTGACGAGCCGCGTCGAGGAGCTCGGCGCCCGCGTGCGCGGGCCTAGGTGGGTGCTCGACCAGCTCGATGCCCTCGATCGGGTGGAAGCGCCTGCACAGTCCGCCGCGCCAGCACCGTCCGACGCGCCCGAAGGGCCGCCTCGCGGATGA
- the folP gene encoding dihydropteroate synthase, with amino-acid sequence MIVTPALRHPVRRLGSRTFDFDRRIAVMAIVNRTPDSFFDQGATFALDRAVDAALRAAELGADWVDVGGAKFAPGPEIPAEEELDRVLPVVAAVAEQSDVVISVDTFRASVAAACIAAGAHVVNDTTGLSDPEMAAVVAETGASLVVTHSLAAPRRPHPRPRYDDVVSEVRAFLEERLERATSAGVDEAQLFIDPGHDLNKNTRHSLELTRRFDEIAALGLPSLAAVSNKDFVGESLGVVKSERTEGSIVAATVCAMLGARVVRMHDVAASVKAMRMLEAVLGFREPVQEVHNV; translated from the coding sequence ATGATCGTCACACCCGCGCTGCGGCACCCCGTGCGGCGCCTCGGATCGCGCACCTTCGACTTCGACCGCCGCATCGCGGTGATGGCGATCGTGAACCGCACACCCGACTCGTTCTTCGACCAGGGCGCGACCTTCGCGCTCGACCGCGCGGTCGACGCGGCACTGCGTGCGGCGGAGCTCGGCGCCGATTGGGTCGACGTGGGCGGAGCGAAGTTCGCGCCGGGGCCCGAGATCCCCGCCGAGGAGGAGCTCGACCGCGTGCTCCCCGTGGTCGCGGCGGTGGCCGAGCAGAGCGACGTCGTGATCTCGGTCGACACCTTCCGCGCCTCCGTCGCCGCTGCCTGCATCGCCGCGGGCGCCCACGTGGTGAACGACACGACGGGGCTCAGCGACCCCGAGATGGCCGCCGTCGTCGCCGAGACCGGTGCCTCGCTCGTCGTCACGCACAGCCTCGCCGCCCCCCGCCGCCCGCATCCCCGTCCGCGGTACGACGACGTGGTGAGCGAGGTGCGCGCCTTCCTCGAGGAGCGCCTCGAACGAGCGACGTCGGCCGGCGTCGACGAGGCACAGCTGTTCATCGACCCCGGGCACGATCTCAATAAGAACACGCGGCACAGTCTCGAGCTCACCCGCCGCTTCGACGAGATCGCCGCCCTCGGTCTCCCCTCGCTCGCGGCGGTGTCGAATAAGGACTTCGTGGGCGAGAGCCTCGGCGTGGTCAAGAGCGAGCGCACGGAGGGCTCGATCGTGGCCGCGACCGTGTGCGCCATGCTCGGCGCCCGGGTGGTGCGCATGCACGACGTGGCGGCGTCGGTGAAGGCGATGCGGATGCTCGAGGCGGTTCTGGGGTTCCGTGAACCGGTGCAGGAGGTGCACAACGTATGA
- a CDS encoding pyrimidine reductase family protein, giving the protein MKVEASDASAGLGDDEPIRLLTGGRPEFAGAALDDDALWRLYGDSDRATSVLRVNFVQSLDGSATVDGLSGGLGGPADKRVFDTLRSLADVVLVGAGTAREEGYGALRLDAERSARRVSAGLPEHPAMAVVSGRLGLDPGSDLFALAPRRPLVFTVETAPADARAELSRVADLVDVGADRVDPARIVAELTARGLTQVLCEGGPSLFGDFVAADLVDEFCLTLSPLLEGGRGPRVITAPSQLAAPPRGLDLGHVLRSGSVLLTRWTRGGRGGLGARDSGDTRAAGVSGDTGGSGDAGVPGEAGSERRPG; this is encoded by the coding sequence ATGAAGGTCGAAGCAAGCGACGCATCGGCCGGGCTGGGCGATGACGAACCCATCCGGCTGCTGACGGGAGGGCGGCCGGAGTTCGCCGGCGCCGCCCTCGACGATGACGCGCTCTGGCGGCTGTACGGGGACTCCGACCGCGCGACATCCGTACTGCGAGTGAACTTCGTGCAGAGTCTCGACGGCTCGGCCACGGTCGACGGGCTCTCCGGAGGCCTCGGCGGGCCCGCAGACAAGCGCGTCTTCGACACGCTGCGCTCGCTGGCCGATGTGGTGCTGGTGGGGGCAGGCACGGCACGCGAGGAGGGGTACGGGGCGCTGCGGCTCGACGCCGAGCGCTCGGCACGGAGGGTCTCCGCCGGGCTGCCCGAGCATCCGGCGATGGCGGTGGTGAGCGGCAGGCTCGGTCTCGACCCGGGTTCCGACCTGTTCGCCCTGGCTCCGCGGCGCCCGCTCGTCTTCACCGTCGAGACGGCGCCGGCGGACGCACGGGCCGAGCTGTCGAGGGTCGCCGACCTCGTCGACGTCGGCGCCGACCGGGTCGACCCGGCTCGCATCGTCGCCGAGCTGACCGCGCGCGGACTCACCCAGGTGCTCTGCGAGGGCGGACCGTCGCTGTTCGGCGACTTCGTCGCCGCCGACCTCGTCGACGAGTTCTGCCTCACCCTGAGCCCTCTGCTCGAGGGCGGCCGCGGGCCGCGCGTCATCACCGCGCCGTCGCAGCTCGCCGCCCCGCCGCGCGGGCTCGACCTCGGCCACGTGCTGCGCTCGGGCAGCGTGCTGCTGACACGCTGGACGCGCGGGGGACGTGGTGGGCTCGGCGCACGCGACTCGGGCGACACGCGGGCAGCAGGCGTCTCGGGCGACACGGGCGGTTCGGGCGACGCAGGCGTCCCGGGCGAAGCGGGCAGCGAGCGGCGGCCCGGATGA
- a CDS encoding trimeric intracellular cation channel family protein: MSDRATAAAWSRHSRQASRLFTIADIVATGLFAFEGARLAADAGLDVFGVLVVGCVSATVGGILRDLLLGDVPPFAFRSPSRILVALIGSVLAFAVVAISADTPDDAFAVLDALGLALFAVTGAEKALDHRANGWVVVILGTLTAVGGGMARDTLLGGIPSVLTSSVYASAAAAGSLAVLLAARLRFTPAAAMAIGFVVCATLRILAISFDWHLPSLVAR, translated from the coding sequence ATGAGCGACCGGGCGACCGCCGCCGCCTGGTCGCGGCACAGCCGCCAAGCCTCGCGACTGTTCACGATCGCCGACATCGTCGCCACCGGCCTGTTCGCCTTCGAGGGAGCGAGGCTCGCGGCCGACGCCGGGCTCGACGTCTTCGGGGTGCTGGTGGTGGGCTGCGTCTCGGCGACGGTCGGCGGCATCCTGCGCGACCTGCTGCTCGGCGACGTGCCTCCGTTCGCGTTCCGCTCGCCCTCACGCATCCTCGTCGCCCTCATAGGCTCGGTGCTCGCCTTCGCGGTGGTGGCGATCTCGGCCGACACCCCCGACGACGCGTTCGCCGTGCTCGACGCCCTCGGACTCGCGCTTTTCGCCGTCACCGGCGCCGAGAAGGCTCTCGACCACCGGGCGAACGGGTGGGTCGTCGTGATCCTCGGCACGCTCACCGCCGTCGGCGGCGGAATGGCCCGAGACACCTTGCTCGGCGGCATCCCCTCGGTGCTGACCTCGAGCGTCTACGCCTCGGCCGCGGCCGCCGGATCGCTCGCCGTGCTCCTTGCGGCACGTCTGCGATTCACCCCCGCCGCGGCGATGGCCATCGGCTTCGTGGTGTGCGCCACCCTGCGCATCCTCGCCATCTCCTTCGACTGGCACCTGCCCTCACTCGTCGCGCGCTGA
- a CDS encoding DEAD/DEAH box helicase codes for MPSPFDPDAAYEAFASWAEERGTPLYPAQDESLVAIVSGENVILSTPTGTGKSLVAVGAHAVALAKGERSYYTAPIKALVSEKFFDLVEIFGAENVGMVTGDSSVNPDAPIVCATAEILANLALRHGPETPVGQVVMDEFHFYAEADRGWAWQTPLLTLPRAQFVLMSATLGDVDWLATDLSRRTGRETTVITGVTRPVPLSYSYATTPIQETVEELLQTHRAPVYIVHFSQLAAVERAQALSSIQVASRAQRDEIAELIGPFRFTTAFGKTLARFIRMGIGVHHAGMLPKYRRLVERLAQRGLLRVICGTDTLGVGINVPIRTVLLSALTKFDGTRMRQLTAREFHQIAGRAGRAGFDTAGTVVVQAPEHETENLKALAKLGDDPKKRRKFVRKKAPEGFVSWGEPSFEKLIAAQPEKLTSQFRVTHAMVLNTIARGGDVVANMRALLEDNHEPRARQRELLRQALAIYRTLRTAGVVEQVTDATTGQTLIRLTVDLQPNFALNQPLSPFALAVYELLDEESPVFALDVVSVTEAILDDPRPVLSAQQFVARGEAVAAMKAEGLDYDQRMELLDEVTHPKPLEGLLGEAFATYRASQPWIGDFDISPKSVVRDMYERAMSFGEYIAFYRLARSEGLVLRYLSDAYRTLRSTVPDELKSDDLVDLIEWLGELVRQTDSSVLDEWEALVDPDAVTAAAEREEEAPIVPPAPKLLTSNPRAFRILVRNELFRRVTLAAREAWEELGELDAASGFGADRWATAMDAYYDEHDSLGIGPHARSGALLILEEEPAVWRARQIFDDPAGDHDWGITAEIDLAASNEAGAAVVRILAVDQL; via the coding sequence ATGCCGTCGCCCTTCGACCCCGACGCGGCGTACGAGGCGTTCGCGTCCTGGGCCGAGGAGCGAGGCACGCCGCTCTACCCGGCGCAAGACGAGTCGCTCGTGGCGATCGTCTCGGGCGAGAACGTCATCCTCTCCACGCCCACGGGCACGGGCAAGTCGCTGGTGGCGGTGGGGGCGCACGCCGTCGCCCTCGCGAAGGGCGAGCGGAGCTACTACACGGCGCCCATCAAGGCCCTGGTGTCGGAGAAGTTCTTCGACCTCGTCGAGATCTTCGGCGCCGAGAACGTGGGAATGGTCACCGGCGACTCGTCGGTGAACCCCGACGCCCCGATCGTCTGCGCGACCGCCGAGATCCTCGCCAATCTGGCGCTCAGGCACGGCCCGGAGACCCCGGTAGGGCAGGTCGTCATGGACGAGTTCCACTTCTACGCCGAGGCCGACCGCGGGTGGGCCTGGCAGACGCCCCTGCTCACGCTGCCACGCGCGCAGTTCGTGCTCATGTCGGCGACCCTCGGCGACGTCGACTGGCTCGCCACCGATCTCTCGCGCCGCACCGGGCGCGAGACCACGGTCATCACGGGGGTCACCCGCCCGGTGCCGCTCAGCTACAGCTACGCCACCACCCCCATTCAGGAGACGGTCGAGGAGCTGCTGCAGACGCACCGCGCTCCGGTGTACATCGTGCACTTCAGCCAGCTCGCCGCAGTGGAACGGGCGCAGGCCCTGTCGAGCATCCAGGTCGCCAGCCGGGCGCAGCGCGACGAGATCGCCGAGCTGATCGGTCCGTTCCGGTTCACCACGGCGTTCGGCAAGACGCTCGCGCGTTTCATCAGGATGGGCATCGGCGTGCACCACGCGGGCATGCTGCCGAAGTACCGCCGGCTCGTCGAGCGGCTCGCACAGCGTGGTCTGCTGCGGGTCATCTGCGGCACCGACACGCTCGGTGTGGGCATCAACGTGCCCATCCGCACCGTGCTCCTCTCGGCCCTCACCAAGTTCGACGGCACCCGCATGCGGCAGCTCACGGCGCGGGAGTTCCACCAGATCGCCGGGCGCGCGGGCCGGGCCGGCTTCGACACGGCGGGCACCGTGGTGGTGCAGGCGCCCGAGCACGAGACCGAGAACCTCAAGGCCCTCGCCAAGCTCGGCGACGACCCGAAGAAGCGGCGCAAGTTCGTGCGCAAGAAGGCGCCCGAGGGGTTCGTGTCGTGGGGTGAGCCGAGCTTCGAGAAGCTCATCGCCGCCCAGCCCGAGAAGCTCACCTCGCAGTTCCGGGTGACGCACGCGATGGTGCTCAACACCATCGCCCGGGGCGGCGACGTGGTCGCGAACATGCGTGCGCTGCTCGAAGACAATCACGAGCCCCGTGCCCGTCAGCGCGAGCTGCTGCGCCAGGCGCTCGCCATCTACCGCACGCTCCGTACCGCAGGTGTCGTCGAGCAGGTCACCGACGCCACCACGGGGCAGACGCTCATCAGGCTCACCGTCGACCTGCAGCCGAACTTCGCGCTCAACCAGCCGCTGTCGCCGTTCGCGCTCGCGGTCTACGAGCTCCTCGACGAGGAGTCGCCCGTCTTCGCGCTCGACGTGGTGTCGGTCACGGAGGCCATCCTCGACGACCCTCGGCCGGTGCTCTCGGCCCAGCAGTTCGTGGCCAGGGGCGAGGCGGTCGCCGCGATGAAGGCCGAGGGGCTCGACTACGACCAGCGCATGGAACTTCTCGACGAGGTCACCCACCCGAAGCCCCTCGAGGGGCTGCTCGGCGAGGCCTTCGCCACCTACCGGGCGTCGCAGCCCTGGATCGGCGACTTCGACATCTCGCCCAAGTCGGTCGTGCGCGACATGTACGAGCGGGCGATGTCGTTCGGCGAGTACATCGCGTTCTACCGGCTGGCGAGGTCGGAGGGTCTCGTGCTGCGGTACCTCTCCGACGCCTATCGCACCCTGCGCTCTACGGTGCCAGACGAGCTGAAGAGCGACGATCTGGTCGACCTCATCGAGTGGCTCGGCGAACTGGTGCGCCAGACCGACTCCAGCGTGCTCGACGAGTGGGAGGCGCTGGTCGACCCCGACGCCGTGACCGCGGCAGCGGAGCGCGAGGAGGAGGCGCCGATCGTCCCGCCCGCTCCCAAGCTGCTCACCTCGAACCCGCGGGCGTTCCGCATCCTGGTGCGCAACGAGCTGTTCCGCCGGGTGACGCTCGCCGCCCGCGAAGCGTGGGAGGAGCTGGGCGAGCTCGACGCCGCCTCGGGGTTCGGCGCCGACCGCTGGGCGACGGCGATGGACGCGTACTACGACGAACACGACTCCCTCGGTATCGGCCCGCACGCGCGCAGCGGCGCCCTGCTCATCCTGGAGGAGGAGCCTGCGGTCTGGCGGGCGAGGCAGATCTTCGACGACCCCGCGGGCGACCACGACTGGGGCATCACCGCCGAGATCGACCTCGCCGCCTCGAACGAGGCGGGCGCCGCCGTCGTCCGCATCCTCGCCGTCGATCAGCTCTAG
- a CDS encoding RNA-binding S4 domain-containing protein: MAPGVNKSTVSAGPTAPGGVRLDSWLWAVRVYKTRSAATTACRAGHVKVNGTTAKAAQTVRVGDEVRARISGFDRILTVRGLATKRGSAIAAAECFVDLTPPPPPREAVAFVPVRDRGAGRPTKRDRREIERLRGTREP; this comes from the coding sequence ATGGCCCCGGGTGTGAACAAGTCGACGGTGAGCGCAGGCCCGACCGCGCCCGGCGGCGTGCGCCTCGACAGCTGGCTGTGGGCCGTGCGCGTCTACAAGACCAGGTCGGCGGCCACGACGGCCTGCCGCGCCGGGCACGTGAAGGTGAACGGCACGACCGCGAAGGCCGCGCAGACCGTGCGCGTCGGCGACGAGGTGCGGGCTCGCATCTCGGGGTTCGACCGCATCCTGACCGTGCGAGGCCTGGCCACCAAGCGGGGTTCCGCCATCGCCGCCGCGGAGTGCTTCGTCGACCTCACTCCCCCGCCGCCGCCCCGGGAGGCGGTGGCCTTCGTCCCGGTGCGCGACCGCGGTGCCGGACGGCCCACCAAGCGCGACCGCCGCGAGATCGAGCGGCTGCGCGGCACCCGCGAACCTTGA
- a CDS encoding TetR/AcrR family transcriptional regulator — protein MSDDRTPGPRSTYRHGDLREALIEVAVEMAREGGPAAVVLREATRRAGVSPNAAYRHFADRDALLKAVSDVCLGLSADRIQAEFDAHPATGDAEQDARMTLRAVGLGYIAFAREEPGLFRTAYTVPDDLRRATMPEKAGRAGLTPFQQVGLALDRLVAAGVLPPERRQNAEFLAWATVHGLGMLVIDGPLRGLDDRMVDFATERLLDMVDRGL, from the coding sequence ATGAGCGATGACCGCACGCCGGGCCCACGCAGCACGTACCGCCACGGCGACCTGCGCGAGGCGCTCATCGAGGTCGCCGTCGAGATGGCGCGGGAGGGCGGGCCGGCCGCCGTCGTGCTGCGGGAGGCCACCCGGCGGGCGGGAGTCTCCCCCAACGCCGCCTACCGCCATTTCGCCGATCGCGACGCCCTGCTGAAGGCCGTCTCCGACGTCTGCCTCGGCCTCTCGGCCGACCGCATCCAGGCCGAGTTCGACGCGCATCCGGCCACCGGCGACGCCGAACAGGATGCGCGCATGACGCTCCGAGCGGTGGGCCTCGGCTACATCGCGTTCGCGAGGGAGGAGCCGGGACTCTTCCGCACCGCATACACCGTTCCCGACGACCTGCGCCGAGCGACGATGCCCGAGAAGGCGGGTCGCGCGGGGCTCACCCCGTTCCAGCAGGTGGGCCTCGCGCTCGACCGGCTCGTGGCGGCGGGCGTTCTGCCGCCCGAGCGGCGGCAGAACGCGGAGTTCCTGGCCTGGGCGACCGTTCACGGGCTCGGGATGCTCGTCATCGACGGACCGTTGCGCGGTCTCGACGACCGCATGGTCGACTTCGCCACCGAACGGCTGCTCGACATGGTCGACCGAGGACTCTGA
- a CDS encoding TetR/AcrR family transcriptional regulator: protein MSVHDADSPATEAVERPEAEERPGADARIVAATLQLLRDRGPAGVNVEAVAAASGVAKTTIYRRYDDRDALIVAAIDAATTEVTLPEGMSTYDTLHWLLGAARVRVQDIVGRGTVAAILIDDGGQFAEQLRVMIRHRSHQLVAFLDEAVARGDLRQGLDVKLTVSVLLGAAVGHVIRGGEPDEEWADRLLTLLWPALTPPPE from the coding sequence ATGTCCGTGCACGATGCCGATAGCCCCGCCACGGAGGCGGTGGAACGGCCGGAGGCGGAGGAGCGGCCCGGCGCGGACGCACGCATCGTCGCCGCCACCCTGCAGCTGCTGCGCGACCGCGGGCCGGCCGGGGTGAACGTCGAGGCGGTGGCCGCAGCATCCGGAGTCGCGAAGACCACGATCTACCGCCGCTACGACGACCGCGACGCCCTCATCGTCGCCGCGATCGACGCCGCCACCACCGAGGTGACGCTGCCCGAGGGCATGTCGACCTACGACACCCTGCACTGGCTGCTCGGCGCGGCGCGGGTGCGCGTTCAGGACATCGTGGGCCGCGGTACCGTCGCCGCCATCCTGATCGACGACGGCGGACAGTTCGCCGAGCAGTTGCGGGTGATGATCAGGCATCGCAGTCATCAGCTGGTCGCGTTCCTCGACGAGGCGGTGGCCCGCGGCGACCTGCGTCAGGGCCTCGACGTGAAGCTCACCGTGAGCGTGCTGCTCGGTGCGGCCGTCGGCCACGTCATCCGCGGTGGGGAGCCCGACGAGGAGTGGGCCGACCGCCTGCTCACCCTGCTCTGGCCCGCCCTCACCCCGCCTCCCGAGTAG
- a CDS encoding FAD-binding oxidoreductase, producing MTDVKHMKWWGWGLEGVGFHHEDKPAFAPFVKKAVALDLSLPPVAPISFDQLTVAPPRLSPAFEAELVAIVGEDNAHTGDESRVVHAYGKSIRDLLRIRRNEIARVPDIVVYPGDEWDVQQIVDAAVAANAVIIPFGGGSNIAGSLEPLADETRTVVSLDLGRLNRVLDIDEGSGLARIQAGTQGPDMEEQLNAKGWTMGHFPDSFTHSTLGGWVATRSSGMQSDKYGDIADITRGLRMVRPGEIVELRPLPSTSTGPSVREMIIGSEGRLGVITEVTVQVHRQPAVREVQAYFFPNWDAGLAAMHEISESDASPSITRVSDSRESGFSLATRKASKGISGAAQNVLMSVLKRRGWVLEDMCLSFIGFEGSESHVAYEKKLVGAIVKKHGGLGVGKGPGALYDQKKFDTPYLRDFLLDRGAAADVSETAAPWSRLHEVYDTTVAAANAAYDALGVHGWIMCHLSHSYHSGACLYFTFAFVHGDDPIAQYEVVKKSIQQAFQDAGGTLSHHHGVGVEHSPWMEQDISAGGVALMQGLFDSADPQGLFNPGKVLGTVQLTADDVAELVAEAPRAGAPAAAAAE from the coding sequence ATGACCGACGTCAAGCACATGAAGTGGTGGGGCTGGGGCCTCGAGGGCGTCGGCTTCCACCACGAGGACAAGCCGGCCTTCGCGCCGTTCGTGAAGAAGGCCGTGGCGCTCGACCTCTCCCTCCCGCCGGTGGCGCCCATCTCCTTCGACCAGCTCACCGTCGCGCCTCCGCGCCTGTCGCCGGCCTTTGAGGCCGAGCTCGTCGCCATCGTGGGCGAGGACAACGCGCACACCGGCGACGAGTCGCGGGTGGTGCACGCCTACGGCAAGTCGATTCGCGACCTGCTGCGCATCCGTCGCAACGAGATCGCGCGGGTTCCCGACATCGTGGTGTACCCGGGCGACGAATGGGACGTGCAGCAGATCGTCGACGCCGCCGTCGCCGCGAACGCCGTCATCATCCCGTTCGGCGGGGGCTCGAACATCGCCGGCAGCCTCGAGCCGCTCGCCGACGAGACGCGCACCGTGGTGTCGCTCGACCTCGGGCGTCTCAACCGCGTGCTCGACATCGACGAGGGCTCGGGGCTCGCGCGCATCCAGGCGGGCACGCAGGGCCCCGACATGGAGGAGCAGCTGAACGCCAAGGGGTGGACCATGGGGCACTTCCCCGACTCCTTCACCCACTCGACGCTCGGTGGCTGGGTGGCGACCCGGTCATCCGGCATGCAGAGCGACAAGTACGGCGACATCGCCGACATCACGCGGGGCCTCCGCATGGTGCGCCCCGGCGAGATCGTCGAGCTCCGGCCCCTGCCGTCGACCTCCACCGGCCCGTCGGTGCGCGAGATGATCATCGGCTCGGAGGGGCGTCTCGGCGTCATCACCGAGGTCACCGTGCAGGTTCACCGCCAGCCCGCGGTGCGCGAGGTGCAGGCCTACTTCTTCCCGAACTGGGACGCCGGGCTCGCCGCCATGCACGAGATCTCGGAGTCGGATGCGTCGCCGTCGATCACGCGCGTCTCCGACTCCCGCGAGAGCGGCTTCTCACTGGCGACGCGCAAGGCGTCGAAGGGCATCTCGGGTGCGGCGCAGAACGTGCTCATGTCGGTGCTGAAGCGCCGAGGCTGGGTGCTCGAAGACATGTGCCTGTCGTTCATCGGCTTCGAGGGCAGCGAGTCGCACGTCGCCTACGAGAAGAAGCTCGTCGGCGCCATCGTCAAGAAGCACGGTGGGCTCGGCGTCGGCAAGGGCCCTGGTGCGCTCTACGACCAGAAGAAGTTCGACACACCGTACCTCCGTGACTTCCTCCTCGACCGGGGGGCAGCCGCCGACGTGTCGGAGACGGCTGCGCCGTGGTCGCGCCTGCACGAGGTGTACGACACCACGGTCGCTGCGGCGAACGCCGCCTACGACGCGCTGGGCGTGCACGGGTGGATCATGTGCCATCTCTCGCACTCCTACCACTCGGGGGCGTGCCTCTACTTCACCTTCGCGTTCGTCCACGGCGACGACCCCATCGCTCAGTACGAGGTCGTGAAGAAGTCGATCCAGCAGGCGTTCCAGGATGCCGGCGGCACGCTCTCGCACCACCACGGCGTGGGCGTCGAGCACTCGCCGTGGATGGAGCAGGACATCTCGGCCGGTGGCGTCGCCCTCATGCAGGGCCTGTTCGACTCCGCCGATCCTCAGGGCCTGTTCAACCCGGGCAAGGTGCTCGGCACGGTGCAGCTCACCGCCGACGACGTCGCCGAGCTCGTCGCTGAGGCCCCGCGCGCGGGCGCTCCCGCCGCCGCGGCAGCGGAGTAG